A window from Zingiber officinale cultivar Zhangliang chromosome 7A, Zo_v1.1, whole genome shotgun sequence encodes these proteins:
- the LOC122000792 gene encoding transcription factor bHLH148-like: MIVSPSSSSSSSAKTKKAMKKPGLGDQEETKWRTAAQQRIYGRRLIDALRATAPSGPQAVKEAADSALALTARGQSRWSRAILLSRRRPSCKFLLKARRGRMQPKPPPPVLKLGAPASPEGKKVSERLRLLGRLVPGCRKLSAPSLLEEAADYMVALEMQVKTMRALADALSGASLNAAEHAVSDE; the protein is encoded by the coding sequence ATGATCGTTTCCCCTTCCTCGTCTTCCTCCTCGTCGGCAAAGACGAAGAAGGCGATGAAGAAGCCTGGCCTCGGGGATCAAGAGGAGACCAAGTGGCGCACCGCCGCGCAGCAGAGGATCTACGGCCGACGCCTCATCGACGCCCTCCGCGCCACCGCTCCTTCCGGGCCGCAGGCCGTCAAGGAGGCCGCAGATTCCGCCCTTGCCCTTACCGCCCGCGGTCAGTCCCGATGGAGCCGCGCTATCCTCCTCAGCCGCCGCCGGCCAAGCTGCAAGTTCCTCCTCAAAGCCCGCCGCGGGCGCATGCAGCCGAAGCCGCCTCCGCCCGTTCTGAAGCTAGGCGCGCCAGCCTCCCCCGAGGGGAAGAAGGTGAGCGAACGCTTGCGGTTGCTCGGCCGACTGGTGCCCGGGTGCCGGAAGCTATCGGCGCCGAGTCTGCTGGAGGAGGCGGCCGACTACATGGTGGCGCTGGAGATGCAGGTGAAGACGATGAGGGCGCTCGCGGACGCGCTCTCCGGTGCCTCGCTCAACGCGGCTGAGCATGCGGTGTCTGATGAATAA
- the LOC121999861 gene encoding glycosylinositol phosphorylceramide mannosyl transferase 1-like, with translation MRGGGNGAGSGGGGGGSPLFFSTTGGRRTPLKFRHPKFRLLPSWIIFLLFLLLLLLVGAGRWRRLLRYETSSSTPSGSGYTVLINTWKRNDLLKQSVSHYSSCAGVESIHIVWSEPDRPSDSLRESLWQVAQQNSKSCEGMDLKFDLNEEDSLNNRFRDTKGLKTDAVFSIDDDVLFPCSSMDLAFRVWQSAPNTMVGFVPRMHWLDSKTRDNNREYYKYGGWWSVWWTGTYSMVLSKASFFHKKYLDLYTNHMPKSIRQYVTKYRNCEDIAMSFLVANATGAPPIWVKGRIFEIGSSGISSLGGHSDKRTHCLNLFTNLYGEMPLVATNMKVIDSRHSWLW, from the exons ATGAGAGGAGGTGGTAACGGCGCCGGGAGCGGCGGGGGCGGCGGAGGCAGTCCCCTGTTCTTCTCCACCACTGGCGGCCGGAGAACGCCCCTCAAGTTCCGGCATCCAAAGTTCCGGCTGCTCCCCTCTTGGatcatcttcctcctcttcctcctcctcctcctcctcgtcggCGCAGGCCGGTGGCGCCGACTCCTTCGCTACGAAACGTCGTCGTCGACGCCTTCCGG GAGCGGCTACACGGTTTTGATCAACACGTGGAAAAGAAATGACCTCCTCAAGCAATCTGTGAGTCACTATTCTTCCTGCGCCGGCGTGGAATCTATCCACATAGTGTGGAGCGAGCCGGATCGGCCTTCGGATTCTCTACGCGAGTCGCTGTGGCAGGTGGCGCAGCAGAATTCCAAGAGCTGCGAGGGGATGGATCTCAAGTTCGATCTGAACGAGGAAGATAGTTTGAACAACAGGTTCAGAGACACGAAGGGCTTGAAGACCGACGCCGTCTTCTCCATTGACGACGACGTCCTCTTTCCTTGCAGCTCCATGGACTTGGCTTTCCGCGTGTGGCAGAGCGCCCCCAATACCATGGTTGGCTTCGTTCCCCGCATGCATTGGCTGGACAGTAAGACG AGAGACAACAACAGAGAGTATTACAAGTACGGAGGGTGGTGGTCGGTGTGGTGGACGGGCACTTACAGCATGGTGCTCTCCAAGGCTTCCTTCTTCCACAAGAAGTACCTTGATCTTTACACAAATCACATGCCTAAATCCATCAGACAGTATGTCACCAAATACAG AAACTGTGAAGATATTGCGATGTCTTTTCTGGTCGCAAACGCAACAGGTGCTCCACCAATTTGGGTGAAAG GGAGAATCTTTGAGATCGGATCGAGTGGGATTAGTAGTTTGGGAGGACATAGCGACAAAAGAACTCATTGCCTCAATTTGTTTACTAACTTGTATGGGGAGATGCCTTTGGTTGCAACAAATATGAAGGTTATAGATAGTAGGCATAGTTGGCTTTGGTGA